acactgtttttgaaatgagTTCTTCTTtcgatgaaaggaaaaatccttGTAAGCTCGCTGGTTCAAGGATTATAAACTGCAGATTCCAGTGTTTCCAGGATATCTCTTGACTGTCACcttcttatccttttttccgttctttatttccttttttctttcgatatcaataaaatattctGCCAATCTTCTTCCCGGAATTCTGCTACGGCATTACCATTTCTGCAAATACAGGGGACAGCTGTCATGATAACTAGGTTAAGAGCTCGTTAAGTACACAGGTAACCACTGACGCTATAATTGTGATACGGTGCGCATAGTAATCCCATTCATTCGATTTTTCTGCGCATATTTAAAAGTTTCAGATAGCTTAATCAAAATCGAGAACTGTTGTGAcaggacgtttttttttatctatcgTTTCGAAGAATTTTGTGTTATTCACCAAACAGTCAAGTCATTCACTAGCTTCTTATTTGGGtgattgttcttctttttttactctttttacCGAAACAGTGCAAGTTCAAATTATAAGTTCTACAGCGCGATAAAATAGACTGAACTAGAATAACTCTCCACGAAACAAACAGTGTGAATTCGGAACAACGACTGGGCTTTGTATTTAGAGGCAAAGTGTACAGTATTCTGGCGTTCAATCCGTTGGTGGAAATACGTTTCCACCATGTTCTTATGTACTGCATTTCTtctaaaagaataaattactTTCTTCCTAGAAACGacggcaaaaaaaaccactccAACCCACTTGTGTTAATGTGAAGGAATTGTTGTTTGGAGTTGTTAATGATTGAATAacataaaggcatcaccacatgAATCTGAGAtgatacgggtttcaggtggagtgttcgtatatgggatcctaaattattgagagaagtgattccgtccattccttcctgattgccgtaaaaaaaacgggcaGCAAGATACGCTTCGAACGATCCAgggcactattttctataacgaaTTCGATGGgggcgtgccagccttgtgcgcgcgccgcatcttccggacagttCTTtactgaaatccgcaccacctcagattcgtggggtgatccgtGATGGTAAGTGTTTCCACCTAAAATTTGACGAGTACCAAAAGCAGATTTGGTGAGGGTACGAGTGTTAGCATGTTACTGTGCTTGGTCTCCTTCACCTTATCGCAAAAGCTTAAGCTCTGCAGGAGGCAAAGTGCAGAAgaagcgacgtacgacagatgaatgacgctacactcgtcattcgtggagagcaGGATcagtcgcgaaatgtaggcggttttggttttgttgtgcacccatctgtcgtccctGTTGTCGATTCTCAttagatcctgtcacctcgtctggccattctccgcctccgccctctgcgccgaaaatccatcagtatcatcaactgctattcaccaacatcagcagctgatgattccgaattggacgcgttttacgaggagctggaggaagtagtccgcaacgagaagtccttctacaaattcgttgtcggagacttcaacgcaaaactagaaaaggccacagaagaggaatacaggattggaagatttacactaggggaccggaatgaaaatggcaatcgtctcgccgggctgctgtccgccgctcgcctctttcatgggaactctcttttcatgaaaaaagatcatcgtcggtggatatgggaatcgcccaacgGTGCGACTAGTGCTGAGATCGACTACATACCAACCGGAGttgtgtctacttgacgtctcagtagtatcATCTTTTTACactggttctgatcaccgtctccttcgtgcgaaaatacgacttagccacacgatttaaaagaacatctgccattagcaacgaaggagaaaagaagtcgtctacgacgatttcGCACTctaggactccttgtcccaagatGGCTGGCACATCGAAGAGGATCCAAatgtggactacgagatgctgctcaaagggttacgagcctgtgctaaatgtgcctcgaagccgcgcacgacaaacttggatcgaatttcgaagaccaccaaggaatcgttggaaagaagaagggctttgaggcttgatccgatcacatcgcacattgagtggttagtagcaaacactagctgcagaaaagcgttgcaggaggatcttttgaaacacaggcagaagaagattctggaagcagcacaaagaagagcGAGCCTAAATAAATGCCACAGGGATCTCAtcgaatataatatttcgctagcagccttgctgagcgaagacgggactcgcagtGGAAATCATTACAGAGAGATTCTACTCGAActcgatcgatgcacgactaggatacagcttttccaccgccttCTCACAATACCCACTGGAAAgaggggtacgacaaggcgatactataagCTATAAGCCGAAGCTATTCACGGCTGTATTGCAcaggataatgaaatcactttcctg
The Necator americanus strain Aroian chromosome I, whole genome shotgun sequence genome window above contains:
- a CDS encoding hypothetical protein (NECATOR_CHRI.G3356.T1), with product MCPENQVLTDSIRKLFLEEINQIRSQVSQGRFVTTSNRKARKASKMIKLEAKCRRSDVRQMNDATLVIRGEQDQSRNILSPRLAILRLRPLRRKSISIINCYSPTSAADDSELDAFYEELEEVVRNEKSFYKFVVGDFNAKLEKATEEEYRIGRFTLGDRNENGNRLAGLLSAARLFHGNSLFMKKDHRRWIWESPNGATSAEIDYIPTGVVST